One window of the Bartonella bacilliformis KC583 genome contains the following:
- a CDS encoding cytochrome c-type biogenesis protein: MKKLFYRAVILFYVVIFSMRLGMAVELDEMLDDPVLELRARDISLHLRCPVCQNQSIDDSNASLARDLRILVRERLKAGDSDQQVIDFLVERYGAFILLKPPFNKATWFLWLSPLIILIIGISFIFFQIKYCKYKELIALNADEEKS, translated from the coding sequence ATGAAAAAGCTTTTTTATAGAGCTGTTATATTATTCTATGTTGTTATTTTTTCTATGCGGTTGGGAATGGCCGTAGAGTTAGATGAGATGTTAGACGATCCTGTCCTTGAATTACGAGCTCGTGATATTTCATTACATTTACGTTGTCCGGTTTGTCAAAATCAATCAATTGATGATTCCAACGCTTCATTGGCACGTGATTTACGCATTTTGGTGCGTGAACGCTTAAAAGCAGGTGATAGTGATCAGCAAGTTATCGATTTTCTTGTTGAGCGATATGGTGCATTTATCTTGTTGAAACCGCCATTTAATAAAGCCACATGGTTTTTATGGTTATCGCCCCTGATAATTTTGATTATTGGTATCAGTTTTATATTTTTCCAGATAAAATACTGTAAATATAAAGAATTAATTGCTTTAAATGCTGATGAAGAGAAAAGTTAA
- a CDS encoding response regulator transcription factor: MRILIVEDDRDLNHQLAETVRNAGYVSDSAFDGEEAYFLGSTESYDAVILDIGLPRMDGIRVVEKWRQDGHLMPILILTARDRWSDKVLGIDAGADDYVVKPFYLEEVMARLRALIRRASGHATSALSCGAVLLDTKTSRVFVDGQLIKLTSHEFRLLSYLMHHCDKVVSRTELIEHLYDQDFDRDSNTIEVFVRRLRKKLGVDFIETIRGMGYRVTLGGK; the protein is encoded by the coding sequence ATGCGTATTTTGATTGTTGAAGATGATCGAGATCTCAATCATCAATTAGCAGAAACCGTGAGAAATGCAGGATATGTTTCTGATAGTGCTTTTGATGGTGAAGAAGCCTATTTTTTAGGAAGTACAGAGTCATATGATGCTGTAATTCTTGATATTGGTTTGCCACGTATGGATGGGATCCGTGTTGTTGAAAAATGGCGCCAAGACGGTCATTTAATGCCTATTTTGATATTAACAGCGCGCGATCGTTGGTCTGATAAGGTGCTCGGCATTGACGCAGGGGCAGATGATTATGTTGTTAAACCATTTTATTTGGAAGAAGTAATGGCACGGTTACGGGCTTTAATCCGCCGAGCTTCTGGCCACGCGACAAGTGCATTATCTTGTGGTGCAGTTTTGTTAGATACTAAAACTTCTCGTGTTTTTGTCGATGGTCAATTAATTAAATTAACATCACATGAATTTCGGCTTCTCTCTTATCTAATGCATCATTGTGATAAAGTAGTCTCAAGGACAGAGCTTATCGAACATCTTTATGATCAGGATTTTGACAGAGATTCAAATACGATTGAAGTTTTTGTAAGACGGTTGCGTAAAAAGCTAGGGGTGGATTTCATTGAGACAATTCGTGGAATGGGTTATCGGGTAACGTTAGGTGGCAAATGA
- a CDS encoding sensor histidine kinase produces MNYLINMMRTTALRLSALYILLFGLVAAALSIYMMAFSISLLTDQTEQALREELGNIESAYNYGGLALLVRTIDHRSRQPGAFLYLVTDPMGRILAGNVAYIEPGLLNHNGFLPSSFLYSRFGEHGQTSKHRALAIIVDLPNAMKLLIGRDLDEPERFAIIIRKAMVIALVAMVGGALLIWFFVGRRALQRIDRVTDASQRLMDGNFSERLPVSGAGDEFDRLSANLNVMLDRIEELNIGLRQVSDNIAHDLKTPLMRLRNRAEEALSGKKTELEYRQALDDVIAESDQLIRTFNAILMISRIEATNSIENFEIMNMKQILEDAVELYEPFAEEEGILLQLGHTFDKNLKLNRELIAQSIFNLIDNAIKYASEGEKKTEISLSMECFGERLRVVVSDNGPGIAVDKLEKVTERFVRLEESRTQPGFGIGLSMAKAVMKLHGGELILENANPGLRAILSFP; encoded by the coding sequence ATGAACTATTTAATCAATATGATGCGCACAACTGCGCTAAGACTTTCTGCACTCTATATTTTATTATTTGGATTGGTTGCAGCAGCACTTTCTATTTATATGATGGCGTTTTCTATTTCATTGTTGACAGATCAAACTGAACAGGCGTTACGTGAAGAATTAGGGAATATTGAAAGCGCTTATAATTATGGTGGGCTTGCTTTATTGGTGCGCACGATTGATCATCGTTCACGGCAACCAGGAGCATTTCTTTATCTTGTCACGGATCCTATGGGGCGTATTTTAGCAGGGAATGTTGCATATATTGAACCCGGTCTTCTTAACCATAATGGTTTTCTTCCGAGTTCCTTTTTGTATTCACGTTTTGGCGAGCATGGTCAAACAAGTAAACATCGTGCTTTAGCAATCATTGTTGATTTACCCAATGCTATGAAACTTCTTATTGGACGAGATTTGGATGAACCAGAGCGTTTTGCAATCATCATTCGTAAAGCCATGGTCATTGCTCTGGTAGCGATGGTTGGAGGTGCTTTATTAATATGGTTTTTTGTTGGTAGGCGTGCATTGCAGAGGATTGATCGTGTAACAGATGCATCACAGCGCTTAATGGATGGTAATTTTAGTGAGCGTTTACCTGTATCTGGGGCTGGTGATGAATTTGATCGACTGTCAGCTAACCTTAATGTTATGTTAGATCGCATTGAAGAATTAAATATTGGTTTGCGTCAGGTATCAGATAATATTGCTCATGATCTTAAGACACCCCTGATGCGTCTTAGGAATCGTGCTGAAGAAGCTCTTTCAGGGAAAAAAACAGAGCTCGAATATCGACAAGCGCTGGATGATGTCATTGCTGAATCAGATCAACTTATTCGTACTTTTAATGCAATTTTAATGATTTCACGCATTGAAGCTACCAATTCGATTGAGAATTTTGAGATCATGAATATGAAGCAGATTCTTGAAGATGCGGTTGAGCTTTATGAACCTTTTGCCGAAGAAGAAGGTATTTTACTTCAGCTAGGGCATACATTTGACAAAAATCTTAAGCTAAATCGTGAGCTTATTGCACAATCAATATTTAATCTCATTGATAATGCGATTAAATATGCGTCTGAAGGTGAGAAGAAGACAGAGATTTCTTTGTCTATGGAATGCTTTGGTGAACGTTTACGTGTTGTGGTTAGTGATAATGGTCCAGGAATTGCAGTAGATAAGCTTGAAAAAGTGACAGAACGATTTGTTCGTCTTGAAGAAAGCCGCACACAGCCAGGTTTTGGTATTGGTTTAAGTATGGCAAAAGCTGTTATGAAGCTTCATGGGGGCGAACTTATTTTAGAAAATGCAAATCCAGGGCTTAGAGCTATTCTATCATTTCCTTAA
- a CDS encoding Do family serine endopeptidase — protein MVNPTLYRTLRAIGFSTALASTMFFSGSNLWRSAAYAKPVFVTSGQQQGFADIVSQVKPAVVAVQVKSDKKETKKDRFFGGFFGSPGMDQLPDQHPLKKFFEEFHEYAWPNDKYSNRSRKPRSVAFGSGFFISSDGYIVTNNHVISGGTSYSIVLDDSTELEARLIGTDPRTDLAVLKVDDKRTFTYVDFADDTKVRIGDWVVAVGNPFGLGGTVTAGIVSARGRDIGAGVYDDFIQIDAAVNRGNSGGPTFNLNGQVVGVNTAFFSPSGGNGGNVGIAFAIPAITAQQVVKQIIEKGSVQRGWIGVQIQAVTKEISDSVGLKEVKGALVTDPLKGPAQKAGIKAGDVIISVNDKKVTDARDLARRIANIRPGETATLGVWRSGKEDSVKVKIDSMPESENKGEGSKSSSKKGGSETLEDYGLIVTTSDDDSGLIVTDVDLDSDAAERGIRPGDVIVTVNNKPVKKASDVADAIKYAQELGRSAILLQVRTKDQNRFVALPIIKK, from the coding sequence ATGGTTAATCCCACTTTATATAGGACATTAAGAGCTATAGGTTTTTCGACAGCATTAGCAAGCACAATGTTTTTTAGTGGATCAAACTTATGGAGGAGCGCTGCTTATGCGAAACCTGTGTTCGTTACGTCAGGTCAACAGCAAGGGTTTGCAGATATTGTTTCTCAAGTAAAACCTGCTGTTGTTGCTGTACAGGTAAAGAGCGATAAAAAAGAAACAAAAAAAGATCGATTTTTTGGTGGTTTTTTTGGAAGTCCAGGGATGGATCAATTACCAGATCAACATCCTTTGAAAAAGTTTTTCGAAGAATTTCATGAGTATGCTTGGCCTAACGACAAATATTCAAATCGTTCACGTAAACCCCGTTCTGTTGCATTCGGGTCTGGATTTTTTATTTCATCGGATGGTTATATTGTGACGAATAATCACGTAATTTCTGGTGGAACAAGCTATTCTATTGTTCTTGATGATAGCACAGAACTCGAGGCAAGGCTAATTGGAACGGATCCTCGAACTGATCTTGCCGTATTGAAAGTGGATGATAAGCGAACATTCACATATGTTGATTTTGCAGATGATACGAAAGTTCGTATTGGTGATTGGGTTGTTGCTGTTGGCAATCCATTTGGTCTTGGTGGAACTGTGACAGCAGGGATTGTTTCAGCGCGTGGGCGTGATATCGGTGCTGGTGTTTATGATGATTTTATTCAGATTGACGCCGCTGTTAATCGAGGTAATTCTGGTGGTCCAACTTTTAATCTAAATGGGCAGGTTGTTGGGGTTAATACAGCATTTTTCTCTCCTTCCGGTGGAAATGGTGGAAATGTTGGTATTGCCTTTGCTATTCCTGCAATAACGGCACAACAGGTTGTGAAACAGATCATTGAAAAGGGTTCGGTTCAGCGCGGTTGGATTGGTGTTCAGATTCAAGCAGTTACGAAAGAGATTTCTGATTCAGTTGGTTTAAAAGAAGTGAAAGGTGCTTTGGTTACTGATCCGTTAAAGGGGCCTGCACAAAAGGCAGGTATTAAGGCAGGTGATGTGATCATTTCAGTAAATGATAAAAAAGTCACTGATGCGCGTGATCTTGCAAGGCGTATTGCAAATATTAGACCAGGAGAAACAGCGACTTTAGGTGTTTGGAGATCTGGTAAAGAGGATAGCGTTAAGGTGAAGATCGATTCAATGCCTGAAAGCGAAAATAAGGGAGAAGGTTCAAAATCTTCAAGCAAGAAAGGTGGTTCTGAAACACTGGAGGATTATGGTTTAATTGTAACCACTTCTGATGATGATTCAGGGTTGATTGTTACGGATGTGGATTTGGATTCAGATGCAGCAGAGAGGGGAATTCGTCCCGGTGATGTCATCGTGACAGTCAACAATAAACCTGTCAAAAAGGCATCTGATGTTGCCGATGCAATCAAGTATGCACAAGAGTTAGGGCGCAGTGCGATATTACTACAAGTGCGGACAAAAGATCAGAATCGTTTTGTTGCTCTTCCAATTATTAAAAAGTGA
- the ccmE gene encoding cytochrome c maturation protein CcmE: MNSQSFKNFPSLKFISKKRRKERLLMVLLCLFIMAITTGLIVYAMRNTANFFRTPSEITKEDILTGRVLRLGGIVEKGTVEHNGEMQVTFFVIDHLKHEKVVFNGLLPDLFREGQSVIVEGYFDKQGLFIGKRVLAKHDETYMSKETADRLKKHHDIK; the protein is encoded by the coding sequence ATGAATAGTCAGTCTTTCAAGAATTTTCCTTCACTTAAGTTTATTTCTAAAAAGAGAAGGAAAGAGCGACTTTTAATGGTCTTATTATGTCTTTTTATCATGGCAATTACAACAGGTCTTATAGTGTATGCAATGCGGAATACAGCAAATTTTTTCCGCACACCATCTGAAATTACTAAAGAAGATATTCTAACAGGTCGTGTTTTGCGTTTAGGTGGTATTGTTGAAAAAGGAACTGTTGAACACAATGGAGAGATGCAAGTTACTTTTTTCGTAATTGATCATTTAAAACACGAAAAAGTAGTTTTCAATGGTTTACTACCAGATCTGTTCCGTGAAGGTCAAAGTGTTATCGTAGAAGGTTATTTTGATAAACAGGGGCTTTTTATAGGAAAGCGCGTTTTGGCAAAACATGATGAGACTTATATGTCTAAGGAGACAGCTGATCGCTTGAAGAAACATCACGACATAAAATAA
- a CDS encoding tetratricopeptide repeat protein: MPLLVFAVIFLIFLTIALFFSLRFDYELKKRGKFSAININQRQIYKTESNCECDCTDVKKSQKEHFSSCYSNISFEIQKGFVQKLCEYPKNICVLKITGIIFVLFVTGGIYYVTGDPEIKSYLFSELMDKDPKMLSKHERIVRLQTLFSRKPDDGKIADELAISYLEENLFQDAVNIYLDALRLNGESAPRLVGYGLALVGYEGGVITQEAQDVFQKAADLAPNDFYPRLLLANALRQAGKFAQAIQFLENFLHKMPKDIAGRSRVEAMIAQLRRASD; this comes from the coding sequence ATGCCCTTGTTAGTTTTTGCTGTAATTTTTCTTATTTTTCTGACAATCGCACTTTTTTTTTCGCTACGTTTTGATTACGAGTTAAAAAAAAGAGGGAAATTTTCAGCTATAAATATCAACCAACGTCAGATCTATAAGACTGAATCTAATTGTGAATGTGACTGCACAGACGTTAAAAAATCACAAAAAGAGCATTTCTCATCCTGCTATTCTAACATTTCTTTTGAAATACAGAAGGGTTTTGTACAAAAGCTTTGCGAGTATCCTAAGAACATTTGTGTTCTTAAAATTACAGGGATTATATTTGTTCTTTTTGTGACAGGGGGCATTTACTATGTGACGGGTGATCCAGAAATTAAAAGTTATTTGTTTAGCGAACTAATGGATAAAGATCCAAAGATGCTCAGTAAGCATGAAAGGATTGTACGTTTGCAAACGCTTTTTTCCCGCAAGCCTGATGATGGTAAAATTGCAGATGAATTAGCGATAAGCTATCTTGAAGAAAACCTCTTTCAGGATGCAGTGAATATTTATTTGGATGCGCTTCGCTTGAATGGAGAATCGGCTCCAAGGTTAGTGGGGTATGGTTTAGCATTAGTTGGGTATGAAGGTGGGGTAATTACGCAGGAAGCACAAGATGTTTTTCAAAAAGCTGCAGATTTAGCACCAAATGATTTTTATCCTCGTCTACTCTTAGCTAATGCGCTTCGTCAGGCAGGTAAGTTTGCACAGGCGATTCAATTTTTAGAAAATTTTCTCCATAAAATGCCTAAAGATATCGCAGGACGGTCACGTGTTGAGGCCATGATAGCTCAGTTGCGTCGTGCGTCTGACTAG
- a CDS encoding peptidoglycan-binding domain-containing protein: MTKKRKMRKTKVVKRRSIILAFFLLNGRFLFWVAKRLYHYTRINALLVIGLFFFVVSFGFILFNALFLQKKIKNDVFIQMKLAPISVIAKNSILLQEQAISQAQADDVSMPIVNNLRQDSSLYSLQNSLSENLSKMHKKSAKFGLYDGSLDNSKIHHAATQWEQKATNKTVPTQGDIVPKQSADEIALLIERSEMEMANDTATKGVVTQSEEASLKPVIADIMQVQEALRAFGNQEVTITGIEDQKTVDAVKQFQKIFHLPITGKIDNTVLIKMREVGLLS, from the coding sequence ATGACAAAAAAACGCAAGATGCGCAAAACGAAAGTTGTAAAACGGCGTAGTATTATTTTAGCATTTTTTTTGCTCAATGGTCGTTTTCTTTTTTGGGTAGCAAAACGATTATATCATTATACACGTATAAATGCTTTGTTAGTTATAGGTTTATTCTTTTTTGTTGTGAGCTTTGGGTTTATTTTATTTAATGCTTTGTTTTTACAGAAAAAAATAAAAAATGATGTTTTTATTCAAATGAAATTAGCCCCAATTTCAGTTATAGCAAAGAATTCTATTTTGCTTCAGGAACAAGCGATATCCCAAGCTCAAGCTGATGATGTTTCTATGCCTATTGTAAATAATTTACGTCAAGATTCATCTTTATATTCTTTACAAAATTCTTTGTCAGAAAATTTATCGAAGATGCATAAAAAATCAGCAAAATTTGGGTTGTATGATGGCTCTTTGGATAATTCAAAAATACATCATGCTGCAACACAATGGGAACAAAAAGCTACTAATAAAACTGTACCAACTCAAGGTGATATTGTACCAAAACAGTCGGCGGATGAGATCGCTTTATTAATTGAGCGTAGCGAAATGGAGATGGCAAATGACACAGCAACGAAGGGTGTTGTAACTCAGTCAGAGGAAGCTAGTTTAAAGCCTGTTATTGCAGATATTATGCAAGTGCAGGAAGCTTTGCGTGCTTTTGGTAATCAAGAGGTGACAATTACAGGTATAGAAGATCAAAAGACTGTGGATGCTGTAAAACAGTTTCAGAAAATATTTCATCTTCCTATAACGGGTAAGATTGATAACACAGTTTTAATAAAAATGCGCGAAGTTGGTTTGTTAAGTTAA
- a CDS encoding response regulator transcription factor produces the protein MKILIIEDDRETGRYLEKAFLEAGHAADIACDGDTGYALAETERYDVMIIDRMLPHRDGLSIISELRAKGNETPVLILSALGQVDDRVMGLRAGGDDYLTKPYAFSELLARVEVLQRRKNPKEAETVYCVGDLELDRLSHTVKRGEMNITLQPREFRLLEYLMRHAGQVVTRTMLLENVWDYHFDPQTNVIDVHISRLRAKIEKDFDIPLLHTVRGAGYMLKAPDKKT, from the coding sequence ATGAAAATACTCATCATTGAAGATGATCGTGAAACAGGGCGTTATCTCGAAAAAGCATTTTTAGAAGCGGGGCATGCAGCTGATATTGCTTGTGATGGGGATACAGGTTATGCTTTGGCCGAGACAGAACGTTATGATGTTATGATTATTGATAGGATGTTGCCGCATCGTGATGGTCTTTCTATCATTTCTGAGTTACGTGCAAAAGGGAATGAAACTCCTGTCCTTATTCTTTCTGCTTTAGGGCAAGTTGATGACCGTGTGATGGGGTTGCGTGCAGGAGGCGATGATTATCTGACAAAACCTTATGCTTTTTCGGAATTACTTGCACGCGTGGAAGTATTACAACGGCGAAAAAATCCTAAAGAGGCAGAAACTGTTTATTGTGTTGGCGATCTTGAGCTTGATCGGTTATCACACACTGTGAAACGTGGTGAAATGAATATCACATTGCAACCACGAGAATTTCGTTTGCTTGAATATTTAATGCGTCATGCTGGTCAGGTTGTGACACGCACGATGCTTTTGGAAAATGTTTGGGATTATCATTTTGATCCTCAAACAAATGTTATTGATGTTCATATTTCCCGTTTAAGAGCAAAAATAGAGAAAGATTTTGATATTCCGCTTTTGCATACGGTACGTGGGGCTGGATATATGCTGAAAGCTCCAGACAAAAAAACATGA
- a CDS encoding heme lyase CcmF/NrfE family subunit, producing the protein MLIELGHIFLATVFAVSLLQVFLSIFGVVREEYSLMQAVVSLTYILFILLLLSFLIIVHAYVISDFSVLNVVRNSHSEKPMLYKIVGVWGNHEGSMLLWVLILAFFSLLVALFGQKLPVQFKASVLGCQSLITSAFLLFILFLSNPFLRINPPALQGSDLNPVLQDIALAIHPPLLYLGYVGFSVCFSFSVAALITGYVDRVWARWVRPWVLLAWIFLTLGIMVGSYWAYYELGWGGYWFWDPVENVSFMPWLAGTALLHSILVLEKRGALKNWTLFLAILTFSLSLMGTFLVRSGILISVHSFAVDPARGWALLSILFFFTGSAFLLFALRAPILKTDGFFLPISREGFIVLNNLFLTTATATILIGTLYPYFFETLTGQKISVGAAFFNLTFGPLMVPLLFFVPFGPIIAWKRGDLLAVFERLWFVFLLSCIACFITFYAASWRDIFCALGVGLSVFVFLGGLADLWVKSGHRKTPFFVRIKRFLGLPWSVFGAALAHMGLGITLFGIVYSSLFGQERILVMKIGDSITMADKVIRFDEVRNVAGSNYSAMQFDFKIYENQNSIHTMTASKRFYSSQNISTTKVGIQSYGFSQFYIVPGRIDDQGLALHIWWKPYVICIWFGAFMMAIGGCFSLLNYWSRINIRQRRGIGFKRTEKG; encoded by the coding sequence GTGCTCATTGAATTGGGTCATATTTTTTTAGCCACAGTATTTGCAGTGAGTTTACTGCAGGTATTTTTATCCATTTTTGGTGTTGTGAGAGAAGAATATTCATTGATGCAGGCAGTGGTATCACTGACTTATATTCTCTTCATATTATTGCTTTTGTCCTTTTTGATTATTGTTCACGCTTATGTAATATCTGACTTTTCTGTTTTGAATGTTGTTAGGAATTCTCATTCAGAAAAACCAATGCTTTATAAGATTGTTGGGGTTTGGGGTAATCATGAAGGATCAATGTTATTATGGGTTTTAATCTTAGCTTTTTTTAGTTTATTGGTTGCTTTGTTTGGACAAAAATTACCAGTGCAATTTAAGGCATCAGTCTTAGGTTGCCAAAGTTTGATAACAAGTGCTTTTCTTTTATTTATTCTTTTTTTATCCAATCCATTTTTACGGATTAATCCACCAGCGTTGCAAGGAAGTGATCTTAATCCTGTTTTACAAGATATTGCTTTAGCCATTCATCCGCCGCTTCTTTATTTAGGCTATGTTGGTTTCTCGGTTTGTTTTTCTTTTTCGGTAGCTGCATTGATTACAGGATATGTCGATAGGGTTTGGGCACGTTGGGTACGGCCGTGGGTTCTTCTCGCATGGATTTTTTTGACACTTGGTATTATGGTTGGGTCATATTGGGCTTACTATGAGTTGGGTTGGGGTGGTTATTGGTTTTGGGATCCTGTTGAGAATGTTTCATTCATGCCATGGCTTGCTGGAACAGCTCTTTTGCACTCTATTCTTGTTCTTGAAAAGCGGGGTGCGCTGAAAAACTGGACTTTATTTTTAGCTATTCTTACTTTTTCACTTTCTCTTATGGGAACTTTTCTTGTTCGTTCAGGTATTTTAATATCTGTTCATAGCTTTGCTGTTGATCCAGCACGTGGATGGGCACTTCTTTCTATTTTGTTTTTTTTCACAGGGAGCGCTTTTTTGCTTTTTGCTTTGCGGGCACCTATTTTGAAAACAGATGGATTTTTTTTGCCAATTTCGCGAGAGGGATTTATTGTTTTAAATAATTTATTTCTCACAACAGCAACAGCAACAATATTGATTGGTACGCTATATCCCTATTTTTTTGAGACGTTAACTGGGCAAAAAATTTCTGTAGGTGCTGCTTTTTTTAACCTTACATTTGGGCCTTTAATGGTGCCGCTATTATTTTTTGTTCCATTTGGACCGATTATAGCGTGGAAGCGTGGTGATTTACTAGCGGTTTTTGAACGATTATGGTTTGTGTTTTTACTATCCTGTATAGCCTGCTTTATAACATTTTATGCAGCATCTTGGCGTGATATTTTTTGCGCTTTAGGAGTGGGGCTTTCAGTTTTCGTTTTTTTGGGTGGTTTGGCTGATCTTTGGGTAAAAAGTGGCCATAGAAAGACACCTTTTTTTGTACGGATTAAGAGGTTTTTAGGATTACCATGGTCCGTTTTTGGTGCCGCGTTAGCACATATGGGATTAGGTATCACACTGTTTGGTATTGTTTATTCTTCACTTTTTGGACAAGAACGTATCTTAGTCATGAAAATAGGCGATAGTATTACGATGGCTGATAAAGTAATACGTTTTGATGAAGTGCGGAATGTCGCTGGATCAAACTATTCTGCAATGCAGTTTGATTTTAAAATATATGAAAATCAAAACTCAATACACACTATGACAGCATCAAAACGATTTTATTCTAGTCAAAATATATCAACAACGAAAGTTGGTATTCAAAGTTATGGTTTTTCTCAATTTTATATTGTGCCAGGTCGTATTGATGACCAAGGTCTTGCTTTGCATATATGGTGGAAACCTTATGTGATTTGTATTTGGTTCGGTGCCTTTATGATGGCAATAGGTGGGTGTTTTTCTCTTTTAAATTATTGGTCTCGGATAAATATACGTCAACGGAGGGGTATTGGCTTCAAACGCACTGAGAAGGGATGA
- a CDS encoding sensor histidine kinase — protein MTIVKNNSRLKRLFFFIGKSLTVRVMILSTLWVAVSLSSISAISILFYQRASEQSLERILSAQLYGLISTVTVTPEGHLRAIPGFSDIRYSDPTSGWYWEVMAVSPNLRGRLTSPSLGSKIIASLSDVEVPFDSQFFRSYRIKEENGRRLQVTESDVILDNQNRVARFRLIGNIDEAHAQVQEFKQTLQIFLWSFGIGSVLINIAIIFLSFQPLKRIRQTLNDIREGKADYVNTDLLSEVMPLAQEMNALINNNRRIIERFRMQVGNLAHSLKTPLSVIINEINEADKMVGEQAILLREQAKIMQDQINHYLQRSRVAAQCNSVVYHTSVRKTLNRLVRVMEKLNPDKHIQFIMENDDIFFSGAREDLEEIVGNLVENAAQWSRTKVLICCCLEENVEDTAFFSIIIEDDGPGLTEEQIDEALKRGRRLDESKPGTGLGLAIVSDMVNEYGGNLSLSRSGLGGLRTKVFLPRR, from the coding sequence ATGACAATTGTGAAGAATAATAGCCGGCTTAAGCGGTTATTTTTTTTCATCGGTAAATCTCTCACTGTTCGTGTTATGATTTTATCGACATTGTGGGTTGCTGTTTCACTTTCGTCTATCTCTGCAATCAGTATTCTATTTTATCAACGGGCAAGTGAACAAAGCCTAGAGCGTATTCTTTCCGCTCAACTTTACGGCCTTATTTCTACGGTGACTGTAACACCTGAGGGGCATTTGAGAGCAATTCCCGGATTTAGTGATATTCGCTATTCAGATCCAACATCAGGATGGTATTGGGAGGTGATGGCTGTATCACCTAATTTGCGTGGAAGGCTGACATCTCCATCATTAGGGAGTAAAATAATTGCTTCACTAAGCGATGTTGAGGTCCCTTTTGATAGTCAATTTTTTCGCTCTTATCGGATAAAGGAAGAGAATGGTCGCAGGCTGCAAGTTACTGAAAGCGATGTTATTCTTGATAATCAGAACCGTGTTGCACGTTTTCGTCTCATCGGAAATATTGATGAAGCCCATGCACAAGTACAAGAATTTAAGCAAACTTTGCAAATTTTTCTTTGGAGTTTTGGTATAGGCAGTGTCCTGATCAATATTGCTATTATCTTTCTTAGTTTTCAGCCATTGAAGCGAATCCGACAAACATTAAATGATATCCGCGAGGGTAAAGCTGATTATGTGAATACGGATTTATTGAGTGAAGTTATGCCACTAGCACAAGAAATGAATGCTCTCATTAATAATAATAGGCGCATTATTGAACGGTTTCGAATGCAAGTTGGTAATCTTGCTCACTCATTGAAAACGCCTTTGTCAGTTATTATTAATGAAATTAATGAAGCGGATAAAATGGTTGGCGAACAGGCCATTTTATTGAGAGAACAAGCTAAAATAATGCAAGATCAAATTAATCATTATTTGCAGCGTTCTAGGGTTGCAGCGCAATGCAACAGTGTTGTGTATCATACGTCTGTTCGCAAAACGCTTAATCGTTTGGTACGAGTTATGGAAAAACTCAACCCTGATAAACATATCCAATTTATCATGGAAAATGATGACATTTTTTTTTCTGGTGCAAGGGAAGATCTAGAAGAAATTGTAGGGAATTTAGTTGAAAATGCTGCTCAATGGTCTCGTACCAAGGTCTTAATTTGTTGCTGCTTAGAAGAAAATGTTGAAGATACAGCATTCTTTAGTATCATTATAGAAGATGACGGTCCTGGTTTAACAGAAGAACAAATTGATGAAGCTTTAAAAAGAGGTCGACGACTTGATGAAAGTAAGCCAGGAACAGGTTTAGGGTTAGCAATCGTTTCAGATATGGTCAATGAATATGGCGGCAATCTTTCCCTGTCACGTTCTGGGTTAGGTGGTTTACGTACGAAAGTTTTTTTACCCAGACGGTAG